In a genomic window of Erigeron canadensis isolate Cc75 chromosome 5, C_canadensis_v1, whole genome shotgun sequence:
- the LOC122601666 gene encoding MDIS1-interacting receptor like kinase 2-like encodes MVNLIVLDLSTNHLNASIPQELSNLQHLESLNLGDNFLHGPIPINFRNLSKLTFLNLGMNRISGPIPIELVNLANLHSLDLNHNNLEGPLPQESEKLSKLSYLALSFNNLSGNVMKFQDPCNLRHLDLSNNLLTGGITTPRVCNFLEYLDLSSNNLVGKVPFLELKYSYTHINLSNNHLTGIIPHNLQYPPYGVVDLSNNDFTRRSSHYLDIFLPLFFGVSFLILCYVLYRRIKTPTSKTHIELIKHGDVCTILNYDGTIAYEDFIMATKDFDLKYCIGTGGYGSVYEAKLPSGRVFALKKLHRFEAEQQAFDQSFKNEVQVLTNLRHKNIVKLYGFCLHNKCNFLVYEYMEKGSLFCALSNNSHALQLDWIKRVNIVKQVTHALNSKMEGFVVDFGAARFLDCDSSNQTVVAGTLGYIALELAYSMILTEKCDVYSFGVVALEAICGKHPGDLLSSLNRSTGQDIL; translated from the exons ATGGTCAATCTCATAGTCCTTGACTTGAGCACAAATCACTTGAATGCATCTATCCCACAAGAACTAAGTAACTTGCAACATCTAGAAAGCTTGAACCTGGGCGACAACTTTCTTCATGGCCCAATCCCTATAAATTTTCGTAATCTTAGCAAACTGACATTTTTAAACCTCGGCATGAACCGAATCAGTGGCCCCATCCCTATAGAATTAGTAAATTTGGCCAACTTACATTCTCTCGACCTTAATCATAACAATCTTGAGGGTCCTCTTCCTCAAGAATCTGAAAAGCTGTCAAAACTTTCATATCTCGCTCTGTCATTCAACAATCTTTCAGGAAACGTCATGAAGTTTCAAGATCCATGTAATCTGAGACATTTAGACCTATCTAATAATCTTTTGACTGGAGGCATCACAACACCACGTGTTTGCAATTTTTTAGAGTATCTGGACCTTAGTAGTAATAATTTAGTAGGAAAGGTACCATTTTTAGAATTAAAATATTCTTACACACACATTAATCTTTCTAACAATCATCTCACTGGGATCATTCCTCATAATCTACAATACCCACCGTATGGAGTTGTTGACTTATCAAACAACGACTTCACTAGAAGATCTTCCCACTATTTGGATATTTTTCTTCCTCTCTTCTTTGGAGTTAGCTTCTTAATACTTTGTTATGTTCTTTACCGTCGTATAAAGACCCCAACAAGTAAAACTCATATTGAATTGATAAAACATGGAGATGTGTGCACGATATTGAACTACGATGGAACAATTGCATATGAAGACTTCATCATGGCTACGAAGGACTTTGACCTCAAATACTGCATTGGAACCGGTGGATATGGCAGTGTTTATGAAGCCAAACTGCCCAGTGGTAGGGTATTTGCTTTAAAAAAACTCCATCGGTTTGAAGCAGAGCAACAAGCATTTGACCAGAGTTTTAAGAATGAGGTCCAAGTGCTGACAAACCTAAGGCACAAAAACATTGTCAAACTGTATGGTTTTTGTTTGCATAACAAATGCAACTTCCTTGTTTATGAATATATGGAAAAGGGTAGCCTATTTTGCGCTCTGAGTAata ATTCCCACGCATTG CAATTGGATTGGATCAAGAGGGTGAACATTGTCAAACAGGTAACTCATGCCTTGAACTCTAAGATGGAAGGATTTGTTGTCGATTTTGGAGCAGCACGATTCCTTGACTGTGATTCGTCCAACCAAACGGTTGTAGCAGGAACCTTGGGATACATTGCTCTAG AACTTGCATATAGCATGATTTTGACAGAGAAATGTGACGTGTATAGCTTTGGAGTGGTGGCACTTGAAGCAATTTGCGGAAAGCATCCAGGGGACCTCCTGTCGTCTTTAAACCGTTCTACGGGGcaagatattttataa